A part of Desulfofalx alkaliphila DSM 12257 genomic DNA contains:
- the mfd gene encoding transcription-repair coupling factor, which yields MENMEAMKKTALTGLLKPLERLPEFNTLIKSIKAEASQQMVFGLSGTQQALVMAGVIALKKGPMLVITPTETEANTLVDDLKALLPGRRVVTYPVWQPMPVEVLSRSVDVISQRLEVLELLAKDHNPVVVAPVESVMRRLVPLETYKKQRQLLKPGDQVDLQRLQRFLAAIGYERAEMVEGLGQFSVRGGILDIYPMTGREPVRIELWGDEIDSIRTFDAVSQRSVENLFEIEITPAKETVLTEKSWSEGRERIRSDYQSQQKRLFRSATVDAQHQLAAQVESWLSRMEQPVYFEGIEQLLPYLYPRVANILDYLPAGACVLVDDPIRTKEVAETIQKERAEIHGELLSKGKVLPAQHGVYLEWRQLLERMEKRNCLHFSFLPRSAHHLKISNIINFTAKAMHPFLGNTDVLSEEIKHWRRKNNSVVLQVSSDQRAKNLLETLKENRIDAVYLDPLTDQVVPGNVIITKGQLSAGFELPGARLVLITEKEIYGQRKRPKYRQQRTDNRFAPFEDLKVNDYVVHVNHGIGRYLGVTTLDIGGIQRDYLIVKFAGDDKVYVPTDQVGLLQRYLGNEGVTPKLSKLGGSEWNRAKGKVRQAVREMAEDLLRLYAKRQASKGYAFGEDTVWQKEFEMSFPYEETPDQLKAIQEVKKDMEAPRPMDRLLCGDVGYGKTEVALRAAFKAVNEDKQVAVLVPTTILAQQHYNTFRERFAPYPINIEVLSRFRTPKEQRQVLAGLKDGTVDIVIGTHRLVQADVKFKDLGLLVVDEEQRFGVAHKEKLKQLRETVDVLTLTATPIPRTLHMSLVKVRDTSLLETPPEERFPVQTYVLEEDPIMIREAIKREINRGGQVYFVHNRVAELDTVHKWLRELVPEARFVVAHGQMKEDQLERVMLDFMEGRYDVLICTTIIETGLDISNVNTLIVKDADKFGLAQLYQLRGRVGRTNRLAYAYLTFRREKVLTEVAEKRLSAIREFTDLGSGYKIAMRDLEIRGAGNILGVEQHGHIAEVGFDLYCRMLEEAVQEAKGEVIEKPLATAVELPVDAYIPEDYIKEAGQKVEIYRRLAEIKSLEELAELEDELMDRYGELPEPVQRLLMVCRLRVMAAKLRIKSITYQRAVYRFAFGPEPPLDAGKLVKLGELYRNRLKFNNLGDEFEIQLKSRDLKQVDVGSLKMLMDFIKQIA from the coding sequence ATGGAAAACATGGAGGCTATGAAGAAGACTGCACTGACCGGCTTGTTAAAACCCCTGGAAAGGCTGCCGGAATTTAACACTTTAATAAAGTCTATCAAGGCCGAAGCCAGCCAGCAAATGGTCTTTGGGCTCAGTGGCACCCAGCAGGCCCTGGTCATGGCCGGTGTAATTGCCCTAAAAAAAGGGCCCATGCTGGTAATTACCCCCACGGAAACGGAAGCAAACACCTTGGTCGATGATTTAAAAGCCCTTTTACCCGGGCGCCGGGTGGTTACCTACCCGGTATGGCAGCCCATGCCCGTTGAGGTGCTGTCGCGCAGTGTGGATGTTATTTCCCAACGGCTAGAGGTATTGGAATTGCTGGCAAAGGATCATAATCCGGTGGTGGTGGCCCCGGTGGAATCCGTTATGCGCAGGCTGGTGCCCCTAGAGACCTATAAAAAACAGCGCCAACTGCTAAAACCGGGCGATCAGGTGGATCTGCAGCGGCTGCAAAGGTTTTTAGCGGCCATTGGCTATGAGCGGGCAGAGATGGTGGAAGGCCTGGGGCAATTTTCTGTCCGGGGCGGCATCCTTGACATCTATCCCATGACCGGAAGGGAACCGGTGCGCATTGAGCTGTGGGGAGACGAAATAGACTCCATTCGCACCTTTGATGCGGTTTCCCAAAGATCGGTGGAGAACTTATTTGAAATAGAAATAACCCCCGCCAAGGAAACGGTGCTCACTGAAAAAAGCTGGTCTGAGGGGCGGGAGCGAATACGGTCAGACTACCAAAGCCAACAAAAGAGGCTGTTTAGAAGTGCCACGGTGGATGCCCAACACCAATTGGCCGCCCAGGTGGAATCTTGGTTAAGTCGGATGGAGCAGCCGGTTTACTTTGAAGGCATTGAACAATTACTGCCCTACCTTTACCCCCGCGTGGCAAATATATTGGACTATTTGCCGGCGGGGGCCTGTGTGCTGGTGGATGACCCCATCCGCACCAAAGAGGTGGCAGAAACAATACAAAAAGAGCGGGCGGAAATCCATGGTGAACTCTTGAGTAAGGGTAAGGTTTTGCCTGCCCAACACGGGGTTTATTTGGAATGGCGTCAGCTTTTAGAGCGGATGGAAAAGAGAAACTGCCTGCACTTCTCCTTCTTGCCCCGCAGTGCCCATCATCTGAAAATAAGCAATATAATAAATTTTACCGCCAAGGCCATGCACCCCTTCTTAGGCAACACCGATGTTCTCAGTGAAGAAATAAAACACTGGCGGAGAAAAAATAATTCGGTGGTGCTGCAGGTAAGCAGTGACCAGCGGGCGAAAAACTTACTGGAGACCCTAAAGGAAAACCGGATAGATGCTGTTTACCTGGATCCTTTAACCGACCAGGTGGTGCCGGGCAATGTAATTATTACAAAGGGACAACTTTCCGCCGGCTTTGAACTGCCCGGCGCCCGCCTGGTGTTAATTACAGAAAAGGAGATTTACGGCCAGCGCAAGAGACCTAAATACAGGCAGCAAAGGACCGATAACAGGTTTGCCCCCTTTGAAGATCTAAAGGTTAACGATTATGTTGTCCATGTTAACCACGGCATTGGCAGGTATTTGGGGGTTACCACCTTAGACATCGGCGGCATACAGAGGGACTATTTAATTGTTAAATTTGCCGGTGATGATAAGGTGTATGTGCCCACGGATCAGGTGGGGCTCTTGCAGCGCTACCTCGGCAATGAAGGGGTAACGCCTAAACTTTCAAAATTAGGCGGCAGTGAATGGAACAGGGCCAAGGGCAAGGTGCGCCAAGCGGTAAGGGAAATGGCCGAAGACCTTTTGCGCTTATATGCTAAAAGACAGGCTTCAAAGGGTTATGCCTTTGGGGAAGATACCGTGTGGCAAAAGGAATTTGAAATGTCCTTTCCCTATGAAGAGACCCCTGATCAGCTAAAGGCCATTCAAGAGGTCAAAAAAGACATGGAAGCCCCCAGACCCATGGATAGGCTGCTGTGCGGCGATGTTGGTTACGGTAAAACAGAAGTGGCCCTGCGGGCGGCCTTCAAGGCGGTAAACGAAGACAAGCAAGTGGCGGTGCTGGTACCCACCACCATCTTGGCCCAACAGCACTACAACACCTTCCGGGAAAGATTTGCCCCCTACCCAATAAATATTGAGGTGCTGTCGAGGTTTAGAACCCCTAAGGAACAGCGTCAGGTGTTGGCCGGCCTAAAGGATGGTACGGTGGATATAGTTATTGGCACACACCGCTTGGTGCAGGCCGATGTTAAATTTAAAGATTTGGGCCTCTTGGTGGTGGATGAGGAACAGCGCTTTGGGGTTGCCCACAAGGAAAAACTGAAGCAACTGCGGGAGACGGTGGATGTGCTGACCTTGACGGCCACCCCAATTCCCCGCACCCTCCATATGTCGCTGGTGAAGGTGCGGGATACCAGCCTGCTGGAAACTCCCCCGGAGGAGCGGTTTCCGGTGCAGACCTATGTGCTGGAGGAAGACCCCATTATGATCAGGGAGGCCATTAAGAGGGAAATCAACCGGGGGGGACAGGTCTATTTTGTTCATAACCGGGTTGCTGAACTGGATACCGTGCACAAGTGGCTTAGGGAATTGGTGCCGGAGGCCCGTTTTGTGGTGGCCCACGGTCAGATGAAAGAGGACCAATTGGAGCGGGTAATGCTGGACTTTATGGAGGGCCGGTATGATGTGCTGATATGCACCACCATTATTGAAACGGGCTTGGACATTTCCAATGTAAATACTCTAATAGTAAAGGATGCAGACAAGTTTGGCCTGGCTCAATTATACCAACTGAGGGGCCGGGTGGGCCGCACTAACCGCCTGGCTTACGCCTACCTAACCTTTAGAAGGGAAAAGGTGCTTACCGAGGTGGCAGAAAAGAGACTGTCAGCCATTAGGGAATTTACTGATCTTGGCTCCGGTTATAAAATTGCCATGCGGGACCTGGAAATCAGGGGTGCCGGAAATATTTTAGGTGTAGAGCAGCATGGCCATATTGCCGAGGTGGGTTTTGACTTATACTGCCGCATGCTGGAGGAGGCGGTACAGGAAGCCAAGGGTGAGGTAATAGAAAAACCCCTTGCAACGGCAGTTGAGCTGCCGGTGGATGCTTATATACCTGAAGACTATATTAAAGAAGCCGGCCAAAAGGTAGAAATTTACCGCCGCCTTGCTGAAATAAAAAGTCTGGAAGAGCTGGCGGAATTGGAAGATGAGCTGATGGATCGGTACGGGGAATTGCCGGAGCCTGTGCAGCGCCTATTGATGGTTTGCCGGTTGAGAGTTATGGCCGCCAAACTTAGGATTAAATCCATCACCTACCAAAGGGCTGTTTATCGATTTGCCTTTGGTCCGGAACCGCCCCTGGATGCAGGGAAGCTGGTAAAATTAGGGGAGCTTTATCGCAACAGGCTTAAATTTAATAACCTGGGCGATGAATTTGAAATCCAATTGAAGTCCAGGGACCTAAAACAGGTTGATGTGGGTTCCCTAAAAATGTTAATGGACTTTATTAAGCAAATAGCTTAA
- a CDS encoding peptidylprolyl isomerase — protein MKIFNARRLFIICMAVLLLITVGCGQKQRVAATVNGEEISMELFDKRLALVKENLEQQGLSFESDEGKEYEATLREQVLNELIDAALIRQQAEAQGVLPTEDEINKEIEAIKASYPSEKEYKKALNMFYKDEGELYQDILTALAMENLYQKITEDVKEISEEQVREYYQQNKAQFTTPEQLEVRHILFYVNEDENPAIPVQRSEEEAKALAVEVIEELNQGREFAQLAQEKSEDTGTKEEGGIYVFSPQAGMTDPDFARAAANLSKGEYTKEPVRSQFGYHVIKLDKVVPAKEAPFEEVRALIETNLFEQSKQEFFVEFMDDVRDKAEINKEALV, from the coding sequence ATGAAAATTTTTAATGCAAGGCGCTTATTTATTATCTGCATGGCGGTATTACTGCTTATTACAGTGGGATGTGGCCAAAAGCAGCGGGTGGCGGCCACCGTTAACGGTGAAGAGATCAGTATGGAACTGTTTGACAAAAGGCTGGCCCTGGTTAAAGAAAATCTTGAGCAGCAGGGGTTGAGCTTTGAAAGCGATGAGGGGAAAGAATACGAGGCAACCCTTAGGGAGCAGGTGCTCAATGAATTAATTGATGCGGCCTTGATACGCCAGCAGGCAGAGGCACAAGGGGTGCTGCCCACTGAGGACGAAATAAATAAGGAGATTGAAGCAATTAAAGCCTCTTACCCTTCCGAAAAAGAGTATAAGAAAGCTTTGAACATGTTTTATAAGGACGAGGGGGAGCTTTATCAAGATATCTTAACGGCCCTGGCAATGGAAAACTTATACCAAAAAATAACAGAGGATGTAAAAGAGATTAGTGAAGAGCAAGTCAGGGAATACTACCAGCAAAATAAAGCTCAATTCACCACACCGGAACAGCTGGAAGTGAGGCATATTCTTTTCTATGTAAACGAAGATGAAAACCCAGCCATTCCTGTGCAGCGCAGTGAAGAGGAAGCCAAGGCTTTGGCCGTTGAGGTAATTGAAGAGTTAAATCAAGGCAGGGAATTTGCACAGCTGGCACAAGAAAAATCTGAAGATACCGGAACCAAAGAGGAAGGGGGTATCTACGTATTTTCACCGCAGGCCGGAATGACAGATCCTGATTTTGCCAGGGCAGCGGCAAACCTCTCCAAGGGTGAATATACAAAGGAACCGGTGCGAAGCCAATTTGGCTATCATGTTATTAAGCTGGATAAGGTTGTACCGGCTAAAGAGGCTCCCTTTGAAGAGGTAAGGGCACTGATTGAAACAAATTTGTTTGAACAGAGCAAGCAGGAATTTTTTGTTGAATTCATGGATGATGTAAGGGACAAGGCAGAGATAAATAAAGAAGCTTTGGTATAA
- the spoVT gene encoding stage V sporulation protein T — protein sequence MKATGIVRRIDDLGRVVIPKEIRRTLRIREGDPLEIFVDREGEVILKKYSPIGELGDFAKEYADSLHEALGHIACIADRDTIIAVSGAPKKELLNKPVGPAVEKVMEDRKAIIVNDPAEDPHCKEGAIIDDGECKYSCVVIAPIISEGDPIGAVILASKESDVKMDEMELKLAETAAGFLAKQMEQ from the coding sequence ATGAAGGCAACGGGAATAGTTCGTCGTATAGATGATTTGGGAAGGGTTGTAATACCAAAGGAAATCCGTAGAACGTTGCGTATCAGAGAGGGCGACCCATTAGAAATTTTTGTGGACAGGGAAGGCGAAGTGATCCTAAAGAAATATTCTCCCATTGGCGAGCTGGGCGATTTTGCTAAAGAGTATGCTGATTCTTTGCACGAGGCCTTGGGGCATATAGCCTGTATAGCGGATAGAGATACCATTATAGCAGTGTCCGGTGCACCAAAGAAAGAGCTGCTAAACAAACCTGTGGGTCCGGCGGTGGAAAAGGTAATGGAAGACCGGAAAGCCATTATAGTAAATGACCCTGCGGAGGATCCCCACTGTAAAGAGGGTGCCATAATTGATGACGGTGAGTGTAAATACTCCTGTGTGGTAATTGCACCCATCATCTCCGAGGGCGATCCCATTGGCGCGGTGATTCTTGCCTCCAAGGAGAGCGATGTCAAAATGGATGAAATGGAATTAAAATTAGCGGAAACAGCGGCAGGTTTTTTAGCCAAACAAATGGAACAATAG
- the mazG gene encoding nucleoside triphosphate pyrophosphohydrolase → MSGNKITIAGLGPGSKDFLTLGVIKALQESPRILLRTKVHPVVPYLQSQGIVFESFDKYYEEAANFQELYRQIAHRVLLEARKGKVLYAVPGHPLVAEDTVQLIMAGAKEQGIEVEILPGASFLDAIFNAIPYDPNRGLQVLDGLALGEKRPDVTVAAVITQVYSPLVAAEVKLTLMDYYPDDHPVVLIRGAGIPGEERLAPMPLYQVDRHQWVDHLTSLFVPALAKPAGKNKDGCVYPLDPLVNVMATLRSDGGCPWDKEQTHQSLKPYLVEETYEVMEALDTADAHKICEELGDLLLQIVFHAQIAREKEQFNINDVVEAITEKMIRRHPHVFSDLSLRTSDEVLVNWDKIKEEERQGEGAKSLLDNIPKGLPALARAAKLQTRAARVGFDWPDYTGALEKVNEEILELCKAIEDKKKEEIASELGDLLFAVVNLGRLLDVDAEGALNGTNGKFVRRFQYIEEKARQGGKDLKNMTLEEMDYWWNSAKGLEGKKDGKNN, encoded by the coding sequence ATGAGCGGTAACAAAATAACTATTGCCGGGCTGGGGCCGGGAAGCAAAGACTTTTTAACCCTGGGGGTCATTAAAGCTTTGCAAGAATCCCCGCGGATATTGCTGCGCACCAAGGTGCATCCGGTGGTGCCTTATTTGCAGAGCCAGGGGATTGTATTTGAATCCTTTGATAAATACTATGAAGAGGCCGCAAACTTTCAGGAGCTCTACAGGCAGATTGCCCATAGGGTGCTGCTGGAAGCCCGGAAGGGTAAAGTCTTATACGCGGTGCCGGGGCACCCGCTGGTTGCCGAGGATACGGTGCAGTTAATAATGGCCGGAGCCAAGGAGCAGGGTATTGAGGTGGAAATTTTACCCGGTGCCAGTTTTTTAGATGCCATTTTTAATGCCATCCCCTATGACCCCAATAGGGGTTTGCAGGTGTTGGATGGGTTGGCGCTGGGGGAAAAAAGGCCCGACGTGACGGTGGCCGCAGTCATTACACAGGTATATTCCCCCCTGGTGGCCGCCGAAGTGAAGCTGACCTTGATGGACTACTACCCGGACGATCATCCCGTGGTGCTTATTCGGGGGGCGGGAATTCCCGGTGAAGAAAGGCTGGCACCAATGCCCTTGTATCAAGTGGACAGGCATCAGTGGGTGGATCACCTAACCAGCCTTTTTGTACCGGCCCTGGCCAAGCCGGCAGGTAAAAATAAGGATGGGTGTGTATATCCTTTAGATCCTTTGGTAAATGTAATGGCAACACTGAGATCCGACGGCGGTTGCCCCTGGGACAAGGAGCAGACCCATCAGAGTTTAAAACCGTACCTGGTGGAAGAGACCTACGAGGTGATGGAGGCCCTGGACACAGCTGATGCGCATAAAATATGTGAGGAGTTGGGAGACTTACTTTTACAAATTGTTTTCCATGCGCAAATAGCCAGGGAAAAAGAGCAGTTTAACATTAATGATGTGGTAGAAGCAATAACGGAAAAAATGATTCGCCGCCATCCCCATGTCTTTAGCGACCTTAGCTTGCGGACCAGTGATGAGGTTTTGGTAAATTGGGATAAGATTAAAGAGGAGGAGCGGCAGGGCGAGGGGGCAAAGTCCTTATTGGACAATATACCAAAGGGCTTGCCTGCCCTGGCAAGGGCCGCCAAACTGCAAACCAGGGCAGCCCGGGTGGGCTTTGATTGGCCGGATTATACCGGTGCCCTGGAGAAGGTTAACGAAGAAATTCTTGAGCTTTGTAAGGCAATTGAAGACAAGAAAAAGGAAGAAATTGCCTCTGAACTGGGAGACTTGCTGTTTGCAGTGGTTAACCTGGGCAGGCTGCTGGATGTAGATGCTGAAGGGGCCCTTAACGGCACAAACGGAAAGTTTGTGCGCCGGTTTCAGTACATAGAAGAAAAGGCCCGGCAAGGGGGGAAAGACCTAAAAAACATGACCCTGGAGGAGATGGATTACTGGTGGAACAGTGCCAAGGGTTTGGAAGGCAAAAAAGATGGGAAAAATAATTAA
- a CDS encoding HU family DNA-binding protein: MNKAELISSVAEKTELTKKDAERAVTAVLESVTEALASGDKVQLIGFGTFEIRERAARKGRNPQTGEEITIAATKVPVFKAGKALKESVAK; encoded by the coding sequence GTGAACAAGGCAGAGTTGATTTCTAGCGTTGCAGAGAAAACGGAACTGACAAAAAAGGACGCCGAAAGGGCAGTTACTGCAGTGCTGGAAAGTGTTACAGAGGCGTTGGCGTCGGGCGACAAGGTACAACTGATTGGCTTTGGCACCTTTGAAATCAGGGAGCGTGCAGCGCGCAAGGGCCGCAACCCACAAACCGGTGAAGAAATAACCATTGCCGCCACAAAAGTACCTGTGTTTAAGGCGGGCAAGGCCCTAAAAGAATCAGTGGCTAAATAA
- a CDS encoding RNA-binding S4 domain-containing protein, translating to MRLDKFLKVSRIIKRRTLAKEVCDSGKIDLNGRVAKAASEVKPGDILNLDLGRRKLKVKIVEVKDTVPAKEAASLYEVLEETGLPQEQL from the coding sequence ATGAGACTGGATAAATTTTTAAAGGTTTCCAGAATTATTAAAAGGCGTACCCTGGCAAAGGAAGTATGTGACAGCGGCAAAATAGACTTAAACGGCCGGGTGGCCAAGGCTGCCAGCGAGGTAAAGCCGGGGGATATTTTAAATCTGGACTTGGGACGCAGAAAATTAAAAGTAAAAATAGTGGAGGTTAAAGACACCGTACCCGCCAAAGAGGCGGCAAGCCTATATGAGGTGCTGGAAGAAACCGGGCTGCCCCAAGAACAACTATAA
- a CDS encoding SpoIID/LytB domain-containing protein has product MRKASVYFKLGIILTLIMLLLASCARGPDQKPQPKEEPTITLYVNETGEVKEIKLEEYLAGVVAAEMEPTWPVEALAAQAILARTYTLENIETGRVKEMHGTDASTSVEEFQAYNPDLINDQVRTAIEATRGEVIKYKGQYVKGWFSACCASNTAGAEEGLNWTETKTPYIEAGLDDGCLEITQEENVNWEARIPLAQVRAAVQEIRGNELGDINSAEITETGPSGRAVEITLGETKVNAPELRLAVGSDIMRSTLLKDISLAGDHLVMVGNGYGHGVGMCQWGAKRMAEDNKSPEEIIKFYYRGVTIEKLWD; this is encoded by the coding sequence ATGCGCAAGGCAAGTGTTTATTTTAAGTTAGGTATTATTTTAACCCTGATCATGCTGTTGCTGGCCTCATGTGCCCGGGGCCCCGATCAAAAGCCCCAGCCGAAGGAGGAACCCACCATAACTCTATATGTGAATGAAACCGGGGAAGTAAAGGAAATAAAGCTGGAAGAATACTTAGCCGGGGTGGTGGCCGCTGAAATGGAGCCCACCTGGCCGGTGGAGGCTCTGGCTGCCCAGGCCATACTGGCCCGCACCTATACCCTAGAGAATATCGAAACGGGCCGGGTTAAGGAAATGCACGGCACAGATGCCTCCACCAGCGTTGAAGAGTTTCAGGCCTACAACCCCGACCTGATTAACGATCAGGTTAGAACTGCCATCGAGGCCACCCGGGGAGAAGTTATTAAGTACAAGGGCCAATATGTAAAGGGATGGTTCTCTGCCTGTTGTGCCAGTAATACCGCCGGGGCAGAGGAGGGTTTAAACTGGACCGAAACAAAAACCCCCTATATAGAGGCCGGCTTAGATGACGGTTGTTTAGAGATAACCCAAGAGGAAAATGTAAACTGGGAGGCCCGCATACCCCTGGCCCAAGTGAGGGCAGCGGTGCAGGAAATAAGGGGCAATGAATTGGGGGATATAAACTCCGCAGAGATAACCGAGACAGGCCCCTCCGGCAGGGCCGTGGAAATTACCCTGGGCGAGACAAAGGTAAATGCTCCGGAACTGAGGCTGGCGGTGGGCAGTGATATCATGCGGTCCACCCTGCTGAAGGATATTTCCCTTGCCGGTGACCATCTGGTGATGGTGGGCAACGGCTACGGACACGGGGTGGGCATGTGCCAGTGGGGGGCCAAAAGGATGGCAGAGGACAATAAGTCCCCTGAGGAAATAATAAAATTTTACTACCGGGGCGTAACCATCGAAAAGCTTTGGGACTAA
- the yabP gene encoding sporulation protein YabP, whose product MEERSSHRLDMVDRKQLTLKGVQHVGSFNDYEITLDTNMGYVSLKGENLHITQLNLEEGDLTVEGYINAIEYIDGKTAKGGKVKGKGILDRLLK is encoded by the coding sequence GTGGAAGAGCGGAGCAGCCACAGATTGGATATGGTTGACAGAAAGCAACTGACCTTAAAAGGGGTTCAGCATGTTGGCTCCTTTAACGATTACGAAATCACACTGGATACAAATATGGGTTATGTGTCATTAAAGGGAGAAAACTTACACATCACACAGTTAAATCTAGAAGAGGGTGACTTAACTGTAGAAGGTTATATTAATGCCATTGAGTACATTGATGGGAAAACCGCCAAGGGTGGAAAGGTAAAGGGCAAGGGAATTTTAGACAGGTTGCTGAAGTAG
- the yabQ gene encoding spore cortex biosynthesis protein YabQ produces the protein MDEQLFAFFLVVVIGIAAGLFFDLYRVLAQLFRFKKWAFMVGDILFWLILTPLVFLVLLWGNLGEVRLYVIMGLVLGAAVYMKYMSKFLCPWLGGLLNFLSRAVQMGLRCFAVLAAFAAMPFKIVFILVAKPLGLIRRVFRKAGGFAARKSKPWLAKVKRLIKPKRPTE, from the coding sequence TTGGATGAGCAATTGTTTGCCTTTTTTCTTGTGGTTGTCATCGGTATAGCGGCCGGTTTATTCTTTGATTTATACCGTGTGCTGGCACAGCTTTTTCGCTTTAAAAAATGGGCCTTTATGGTGGGGGATATATTATTTTGGTTAATATTAACCCCGCTGGTTTTTTTAGTGCTGCTGTGGGGCAACTTGGGGGAAGTGCGCCTTTATGTGATTATGGGCCTTGTTTTAGGTGCAGCGGTATACATGAAATACATGAGCAAATTCCTTTGCCCCTGGCTTGGCGGGCTGCTGAATTTTCTGAGCAGGGCAGTGCAAATGGGGCTGAGGTGTTTTGCGGTGCTGGCAGCCTTTGCCGCCATGCCCTTTAAAATTGTTTTTATCTTGGTGGCTAAACCCTTGGGCCTAATAAGAAGGGTATTCAGAAAGGCCGGCGGTTTTGCGGCCCGCAAAAGTAAGCCCTGGCTTGCTAAGGTTAAGCGCTTAATTAAACCTAAAAGGCCAACTGAATAA
- a CDS encoding helix-turn-helix transcriptional regulator — protein MQIEIRGAEKLSFRERQVVTLKEMGYKNESIAQRLNISVSTVTTLFNRARNKGYQVVIVIPGSAMGLFGVEDEEG, from the coding sequence TTGCAAATAGAAATTAGAGGTGCGGAAAAATTAAGTTTTCGCGAAAGGCAAGTGGTTACGCTAAAGGAAATGGGTTATAAAAATGAAAGTATTGCCCAAAGGTTAAATATTTCAGTGAGCACGGTGACAACACTGTTTAACAGGGCTCGCAATAAGGGATACCAGGTGGTTATTGTCATTCCCGGATCTGCAATGGGGCTCTTTGGTGTAGAGGATGAGGAGGGGTAA
- a CDS encoding FtsB family cell division protein encodes MISTGNKRGKLVSLKRNDRPGEDKLPPKRRGRNRINVPFIVIAAVFVYLALSLGGEVQKLNTMRHNVAELEQEIESLHVKNEELYKTIEMIKSNDYVEQVARENLGLIKPGESVVVPVEQQGDETSQHYTVRDADIKD; translated from the coding sequence TTGATTTCTACCGGTAATAAAAGAGGAAAGCTGGTCTCTTTAAAAAGGAATGACCGCCCCGGGGAAGATAAATTACCGCCTAAAAGGAGGGGCAGGAATAGAATTAATGTGCCTTTCATTGTCATAGCGGCGGTGTTTGTTTATCTGGCCCTGTCCCTGGGCGGGGAGGTGCAGAAGCTAAATACCATGCGCCATAATGTGGCTGAGCTTGAACAAGAAATTGAATCCCTGCATGTGAAAAACGAAGAACTGTATAAAACAATAGAAATGATAAAATCCAATGATTATGTGGAACAGGTGGCGAGGGAAAATCTGGGACTGATTAAGCCCGGTGAGAGTGTAGTGGTCCCCGTTGAACAGCAAGGGGATGAAACAAGTCAGCACTATACAGTGCGGGATGCGGACATAAAAGATTAG
- a CDS encoding S1 RNA-binding domain-containing protein has protein sequence MTIALGKVVEGVVTGITSFGAFVQLPGNKTGLVHISEIADEYVRDVNDFLKVNDRVSVKVLSVDDKGKIGLSIKRTKPKPTSAGGYGRSKKQEMSFEDKMTKFLKESEERQQQLRRSTENKRGFRGSR, from the coding sequence ATGACAATTGCATTAGGGAAAGTCGTCGAAGGAGTCGTCACCGGCATAACCAGCTTTGGTGCCTTTGTTCAATTGCCGGGAAATAAAACCGGTCTGGTGCACATTTCGGAAATAGCAGATGAGTATGTGCGTGATGTAAATGATTTCCTCAAGGTAAATGATCGGGTGTCAGTGAAAGTTTTATCCGTTGACGATAAAGGCAAGATTGGACTTTCCATCAAACGAACAAAACCTAAACCGACCTCTGCTGGCGGTTACGGGCGTAGCAAAAAACAAGAAATGTCTTTCGAGGACAAGATGACAAAGTTTTTAAAGGAAAGTGAAGAAAGGCAGCAACAACTACGCCGCAGCACTGAAAATAAAAGGGGTTTTAGGGGAAGCAGGTAA